A region of Anolis sagrei isolate rAnoSag1 chromosome 2, rAnoSag1.mat, whole genome shotgun sequence DNA encodes the following proteins:
- the C6 gene encoding complement component C6, whose product MDKAIKNWLFLILLHAAIEISEGCYCEHYPWAPWSSCSQTCNYGTQSRYRQIRVDEYYRKNFCERLCTTQETRACNQHKCPINCQIGDFGPWSECDPCIKKQFRTRSLLQPSQFGGRPCSEQLVESRRCFPTKLCNIEEVNCGNKFQCDNGRCIRQNLECNGENDCEDNSDERNCRRVRPVCNRRHESLPSVALMGHGFHLLAGESRGEILSSSFYGGKCTLVKSNDTRKVFRVPANVEAVSFQVENEEDEVASDFYSDLIPLDSASSRQSSYSGSGKRSSGIPLLFSKKTKVRVTSSTSFKEAVKASYKKNSNFIRIHKVVAVSNFTMKQTDLQLSGVFLKALNSLPLEYNYALYSQIFDDFGTHYYASGSMGGTYDLLYQYSAEELKNSGLTEEEMNECVRTETTRRVFFRKRKKVNTKCTNNKMTVRHEGSFLQSSEKSISLVKGGRSQYAAALAWEKNGALPEHIAYTNWLESTKENPVIVDFELGFILDLVKNFPCAVTKRRNLRRALIEYMERFDPCRCKPCPNNGRPVLSGTECLCVCQAGTYGDNCELRAPDYNSVAVDGYWSCWSAWSSCDASHKKRRTRVCNNPAPLNGGKPCEGEQEQEEECYFSIFADTGALCINDDEVRKESDILVIQPESGCDKPDPPEFGFIRNEKNHYAAGEDAEVVCLSGYNLVGYPFFRCLPDQTWVQRPVECQLSVCPRPAASQDVSISPFKNEYNIGETIQLRCPVTFVLNGQSQYTCGQGPSWKPSILRLLTCERADYIQNQGSCSPGHKLVGSQCVCMSPTEDCRHNSEDICVLETASEQTLTKPSCQFLAEKCLGEHSFNFLHSGPCRSDVDLSWAIERVKISTDSIKRKPCGYDLCYDWEECSESRLECFCLLPNQCPRNNEEQLFCIQTKSRSTTVNLCMLATMKCSKRNFEVLHEGSC is encoded by the exons ATggacaaagcaattaaaaactgGCTATTCCTTATCCTGCTGCATGCCGCTATTGAAATCAGTGAGGGATGCTACTGTGAACATTACCCATGGGCTCCCTGGTCCAGTTGTTCACAAACCTGTAActatgggactcaaagcagatatag GCAAATACGAGTAGATGAGTACTACAGGAAAAACTTCTGTGAACGACTTTGCACCACTCAAGAAACCAGGGCCTGCAACCAACATAAGTGTCCAATCAACTGCCAAATTGGAGACTTTGGTCCCTGGTCAGAATGTGACCCTTGCATTAAGAAACAA TTTCGCACCAGATCCTTGCTCCAACCCTCTCAGTTTGGAGGGCGACCTTGCAGTGAGCAGCTGGTAGAGTCCCGAAGGTGTTTTCCCACCAAACTTTGCAACATAGAGGAAGTCAACTGCGGGAATAAGTTCCAGTGTGATAATG GCCGCTGCATCAGACAAAATTTGGAGTGCAATGGAGAAAATGACTGTGAGGATAATTCAGATGAAAGAAACTGTCGTCGTGTACGGCCAGTGTGCAACagaagacatgaaagccttcctaGTGTTGCATTAATGGGCCATGG ttttcATCTTCTGGCAGGAGAGAGCCGAGGAGAAATTCTCAGTAGCTCATTCTATGGAGGTAAATGCACCCTTGTCAAGAGTAACGATACACGAAAAGTATTCCGGGTTCCTGCAAACGTGGAGGCTGTCAGCTTTCAG GTGGAGAATGAAGAGGATGAGGTGGCATCTGATTTTTACAGTGATTTAATCCCCCTAGATTCTGCTTCCTCTAGACAAAGTTCTTATTCTGGCTCAGGCAAACGTTCTTCTGGAATCCCACTGCTCTTCTCCAAAAAGACAAAAGTCAGGGTCACTTCTTCAACTTCCTTCAAAGAGGCTGTGAAGGCTTCATATAAAAAG AACTCCAACTTTATTAGGATCCATAAGGTGGTTGCGGTATCAAACTTCACAATGAAGCAGACAGATTTGCAGCTGTCTGGTGTCTTCCTGAAGGCCCTCAACAGCCTTCCTCTGGAGTACAACTATGCCCTCTACAGCCAGATATTTGATGACTTTGGGACTCATTACTATGCATCTGGTTCCATGGGTGGCACATACGACCTTCTCTATCAATACAGTGCTGAAGAACTGAAAAACTCAG gTTTGACAGAGGAAGAAATGAATGAGTGCGTCCGAACAGAAACAACTAGACGTGTTTTTTTtcgaaagagaaagaaagtgaaTACAAAATGCACCAACAATAAAATGACTGTTCGACATGAAG GTTCATTTTTGCAGTCATCTGAAAAATCTATATCATTGGTAAAAGGTGGGAGGTCACAATATGCTGCAGCTCTTGCCTGGGAGAAGAATGGAGCTTTGCCCGAACACATTGCATATACGAATTGGCTGGAATCAACCAAAGAGAATCCAGTCATTGTTGACTTTGAG CTGGGTTTCATTTTAGATTTAGTGAAGAACTTTCCATGTGCAGTAACCAAGCGGCGTAATCTCAGAAGAGCTCTTATTGAATACATGGAACGATTTGATCCTTGTCGATGCAAGCCCTGCCCCAACAATGGCAGGCCAGTGCTGTCTGGAACCGAATGCCTCTGTGTGTGCCAGGCTGGGACTTATGGAGATAACTGTGAGCTAAGAGCACCGGACTACAACTCTG TTGCTGTTGATGGTTACTGGAGCTGTTGGTCTGCATGGAGCTCCTGTGATGCTTCCCATAAGAAACGTAGGACCCGCGTTTGTAACAATCCTGCACCCCTAAATGGTGGCAAGCCATGTGAAGGTGAACAGGAGCAAGAGGAAGAGTGCtatttttccatatttgctgacaC gGGGGCCTTGTGTATAAATGATGATGAAGTGAGGAAAGAGAGTGACATTTTAGTCATTCAGCCTGAATCAGGATGTGATAAACCAGATCCTCCAGAATTTGGATTCATCAGG AATGAAAAGAATCATTATGCTGCTGGTGAAGATGCTGAGGTTGTGTGCTTGAGTGGATACAATCTAGTGGGCTATCCATTCTTCCGCTGTCTGCCAGATCAAACATGGGTACAGAGGCCTGTTGAATGCCAAT TGTCTGTTTGTCCCAGACCAGCAGCATCCCAGGATGTCTCAATTTCCCCATTTAAAAATGAATACAACATTGGAGAAACTATCCAGCTTAGGTGCCCCGTGACTTTTGTGTTAAATGGCCAGAGCCAATACACTTGCGGCCAGGGGCCATCATGGAAACCTTCCATTTTGAGACTACTTACTTGTGAAAGAG CTGATTACATTCAAAACCAAGGAAGCTGCAGTCCAGGGCACAAGCTGGTTGGATCTCAGTGTGTGTGCATGTCCCCAACAGAGGATTGTCG CCACAACTCTGAAGATATTTGTGTACTGGAAACAGCTTCTGAACAAACACTTACAAAGCCCAGCTGCCAATTCTTGGCAGAGAAATGTTTGGGAGAGCATTCCTTCAATTTCCTGCATTCTGGCCCCTGCCGCAGTGATGTTGACTTGAGTTGGGCCATAGAAAGGGTCAAAATATCTACAGATAGCATAAAGAGGAAGCCCTGTGGCTATGATTTGTGCTATGACTGGGAAGAATGCTCAG AGTCACGTTTGGAATGCTTCTGCCTGCTACCAAACCAATGCCCACGAAACAATGAAGAACAACTTTTCTGCATCCAAACTAAGTCAAGAAGTACTACTGTCAACCTCTGCATGCTGGCAACAATGAAGTGCTCTAAAAGAAACTTTGAAGTACTACATGAAGGAAGCTGTTAA